A window of the Brassica oleracea var. oleracea cultivar TO1000 chromosome C1, BOL, whole genome shotgun sequence genome harbors these coding sequences:
- the LOC106295387 gene encoding inactive protein RESTRICTED TEV MOVEMENT 2-like produces MLRRQRPGGGRHPPPLTPTVSNFKPRAQWNNSGSSIILYVNLPGFYRDQVEIKKDEKTRAIYIQGQRPLSTHTKARFNEVYRVPESCDMTKLNTSFSHGLLTIEFPAVVEGEKTEKAGNDQGKTVQGANNEENSGTGLGGSSLGRKKPSDKEKRVGTSQEKAVTMANKEEPITYKRAVPAAKVKNEEKVKEGEASSAQIGQQKTLQKVKEEEARSTPIIGGSLEAKVLAKEEKEIERKKEADIGQKKTGEKVKEEGTTRIPTIGGSLEPKVHSKAEKIVERKGDGEIGQKLKERVNVISKHDEKMVGYKVSEGEIQEKVEEKKVEEAGIVKNTRDLKGKPEVMEPRRVDSDVNEDLTKGGEDKEESEKGTLLVEEQRKTNMDTTATEGRGHEEERSQIYDTSLVNVGVASLVIMGFGAYVFLPLVKMFY; encoded by the exons ATGTTGAGGAGGCAAAGGCCTGGCGGTGGCCGTCACCCGCCACCGTTGACTCCAACGGTGAGCAACTTCAAGCCAAGAGCTCAATGGAACAACTCTGGATCTTCCATAATCCTTTATGTCAATCTTCCTG GGTTTTATAGAGACCAAGTAGAAATCAAGAAGGATGAGAAGACACGAGCTATCTACATTCAAGGCCAGCGACCACTCTCTACTCATACCAAGGCTCGTTTCAATGAAGTTTACCGTGTTCCCGAGTCGTGCGATATGACGAAACTTAACACTTCTTTCTCACATGGACTACTGACGATCGAGTTTCCGGCTGTGGTGGAAGGTGAGAAAACGGAAAAGGCAGGCAATGATCAGGGAAAGACTGTGCAGGGGGCTAATAATGAGGAAAATAGTGGGACTGGTCTCGGTGGGAGTAGCTTGGGACGGAAGAAACCTTCGGATAAGGAGAAACGAGTGGGAACAAGTCAAGAGAAAGCTGTTACAATGGCGAATAAAGAAGAACCCATAACGTATAAGAGAGCAGTGCCAGCGGCTAAAGTGAAGAATGAAGAGAAAGTGAAAGAAGGAGAAGCCAGCTCTGCTCAAATAGGTCAACAAAAGACTCTACAGAAGGTAAAGGAGGAAGAGGCTAGAAGTACACCGATCATTGGTGGTAGCTTGGAAGCCAAGGTACTTGCAAAAGAAGAGAAAGAAATTGAGAGAAAGAAGGAAGCTGATATCGGTCAAAAAAAGACTGGAGAGAAGGTGAAGGAGGAAGGAACTACTAGAATACCTACCATTGGTGGTAGCTTGGAACCTAAGGTACATTCTAAAGCAGAAAAAATAGTAGAGAGAAAGGGAGATGGTGAAATAGGTCAGAAGCTGAAAGAGAGAGTTAACGTGATAAGCAAGCATGATGAGAAGATGGTTGGATACAAGGTAAGTGAAGGAGAGATTCAAGAGAAAGTGGAAGAAAAGAAGGTAGAAGAAGCCGGTATAGTCAAAAATACAAGAGATCTGAAAGGTAAACCTGAAGTCATGGAACCAAGAAGGGTAGATTCAGATGTTAACGAAGACTTAACCAAAGGAGGTGAAGACAAAGAGGAATCTGAAAAGGGTACATTACTAGTCGAAGAACAGAGGAAGACCAACATGGATACTACTGCAACAGAAGGAAGAGGACATGAGGAAGAAAGGAGTCAGATATATGACACATCTTTGGTCAATGTTGGAGTAGCTTCTCTTGTCATTATGGGGTTTGGTGCATACGTCTTCCTACCACTTGTAAAAATGTTCTACTGA
- the LOC106292167 gene encoding uncharacterized protein LOC106292167, whose product MFLSSSLSSLCSSSMDQPPDRSKRPWTFSTFVYSSSILFLLLSILILSFTTTDLYKSQTLRFTFTTNRIYTYLQSLFSNSNSKSETPNTSHCVLWMAPFLSSGGYSSEAWSYILSLHHNLKPSKFRITIEHHGDLQSIEFWNGLATETKELAIEMHRTECRPNETIVVCHSEPGAWYPPLFETLPCPPYGYYGDFMAVIGRTMFETDRVNHEHVERCNKMDRVWVPTEFHVASFVKSGVDSSKVVKIVQPVDVEVFDPLKYEPLDLVEIGDLVLGGSGVRGLGLGFVFLSVFKWEKRKGWDVLLKAYLREFSGEDNVALFLLTNAYHSDGNFGNKIVDFVKEMNFKEGADGYPFVYVIDKHIAQVDLPLLYKAADAFVLPTRGEGWGRPIVEAMAMSLPVIATNWSGPTEYLTEENGYPLVVEEMSEVKEGPFEGHQWAEPSVDKLRVLMRRVVSEPDDAKVKGRRGREDMVKQFAPEVVAKVVADQIERIFEEKIRR is encoded by the coding sequence ATGTTTCTTTCGTCGTCTCTCTCTTCACTCTGTTCTTCATCGATGGATCAACCACCAGATCGGAGCAAGCGACCGTGGACATTCTCGACGTTCGTCTACTCTTCTTCGATCTTATTCCTTCTCCTTTCTATACTCATACTCTCCTTCACCACGACCGATCTCTACAAATCCCAAACTCTGAGATTCACCTTCACCACGAATCGCATCTACACTTATCTTCAATCTCTCTTCTCCAATTCCAATTCCAAATCCGAAACTCCAAACACATCGCACTGCGTGTTATGGATGGCTCCTTTCCTCTCGAGCGGTGGCTACAGCTCCGAAGCGTGGTCCTACATCTTATCACTCCACCACAATCTCAAACCCTCTAAGTTTCGAATCACAATCGAGCACCACGGCGATCTCCAATCAATCGAGTTCTGGAACGGTTTAGCCACAGAGACGAAAGAGCTCGCCATCGAAATGCACAGAACAGAGTGTAGACCCAACGAGACGATCGTCGTTTGCCACAGCGAGCCTGGTGCGTGGTATCCACCCTTGTTTGAGACTCTTCCTTGTCCTCCTTACGGTTACTACGGAGACTTTATGGCTGTGATTGGTAGAACAATGTTTGAGACTGATAGAGTCAATCACGAGCACGTGGAGCGATGTAACAAAATGGATCGTGTTTGGGTTCCTACTGAGTTTCATGTAGCGTCGTTTGTGAAAAGTGGTGTTGATTCTTCAAAGGTTGTTAAGATTGTGCAGCCTGTTGATGTTGAAGTGTTTGATCCTTTAAAGTATGAGCCTTTGGATTTGGTGGAGATTGGGGATTTGGTTTTGGGTGGTTCTGGAGTTAGGGGTTTGGGTTTAGGGTTTGTGTTCTTGAGTGTGTTTAAGTGGGAGAAGAGGAAAGGTTGGGATGTGTTGTTGAAAGCTTACTTGAGAGAGTTCTCTGGTGAAGACAATGTGGCTCTCTTTCTGTTGACTAACGCTTATCATTCAGATGGCAATTTCGGGAACAAGATTGTGGATTTTGTGAAAGAGATGAATTTTAAAGAGGGTGCAGATGGTTACCCTTTTGTTTATGTGATTGATAAACACATAGCTCAAGTCGATTTGCCTCTGTTGTACAAAGCGGCTGATGCGTTTGTGTTGCCTACGAGAGGGGAAGGATGGGGACGGCCGATAGTGGAGGCAATGGCGATGTCTTTGCCTGTGATTGCAACGAACTGGTCTGGGCCCACGGAGTATCTGACGGAAGAGAATGGTTACCCGTTGGTGGTTGAGGAGATGAGTGAAGTGAAGGAAGGTCCTTTTGAAGGGCATCAATGGGCAGAGCCGTCTGTGGATAAGCTTAGAGTGCTTATGAGGCGTGTAGTGAGTGAACCTGATGATGCTAAGGTTAAAGGGAGGCGTGGAAGAGAGGATATGGTCAAGCAGTTTGCTCCTGAGGTTGTGGCTAAGGTTGTTGCGGATCAAATCGAAAGAATCTTTGAAGAGAAAATAAGAAGATGA
- the LOC106340371 gene encoding uncharacterized protein LOC106340371 has protein sequence MARLFILNVFFVLVATTTSLTKHNPKPKPRPKQNPHAFVLPVFKDIKTGIYYANVTVGKPSLVVNLAVDVRGSALWFQCDKLGYNSTTYNPILCGSNCCKQTKDQCLTCLGTYGPSCRNDTCHAYLQTQMTYNTVLASLVKDDVVLSYTSPSTRLPQRSWPGFHMVLRAFSDSTSHWGGTKISNIIPYTLLETSIYKALAKAFVGKAQKRKAVYPFADCFSYKNFGGKSLMEKESPVISLVLAGGVKWDIYGPNSLVKVTVLCLAFVDAGDGPRIPIEIGGYQMEDNLVELDLDASKFSFASSLFRHNTSCSGL, from the exons ATGGCTCGTCTCTTCATTCTAAACGTCTTCTTCGTTTTAGTAGCAACCACCACATCTCTGACTAAACACAACCCAAAGCCCAAGCCAAGACCAAAGCAAAACCCTCATGCTTTTGTACTTCCGGTCTTTAAAGACATCAAAACCGGTATCTACTACGCCAACGTGACCGTCGGCAAACCATCGCTTGTGGTTAACCTAGCTGTGGACGTTAGAGGCTCAGCCTTATGGTTCCAGTGCGACAAGCTTGGCTATAACTCAACCACCTACAACCCTATTCTCTGTGGGTCCAACTGCTGCAAACAAACTAAAGATCAGTGCCTCACTTGCCTGGGCACCTACGGACCATCTTGCAGAAACGACACTTGTCACGCTTACCTCCAAACCCAAATGACCTACAACACTGTCCTCGCTTCTCTAGTTAAAGATGATGTTGTCCTAAGCTACACGTCACCATCAACGAGGCTGCCTCAGAGGTCGTGGCCGGGCTTCCATATGGTACTCAGGGCATTCTCGGACTCG ACGAGTCATTGGGGCGGTACAAAGATCAGCAACATAATCCCTTACACTCTCTTGGAGACTTCCATCTACAAAGCTCTAGCTAAAGCCTTCGTTGGAAAAGCTCAGAAGCGAAAAGCCGTGTATCCATTCGCTGACTGTTTTAGCTATAAAAATTTTGGAGGAAAATCTCTGATGGAAAAAGAGAGTCCGGTGATCAGTTTGGTGTTAGCAGGAGGAGTCAAGTGGGATATCTACGGACCAAACTCGCTTGTGAAGGTGACCGTTTTGTGTTTAGCGTTTGTGGATGCTGGAGATGGTCCAAGAATTCCTATTGAGATTGGAGGATATCAGATGGAAGATAATCTTGTTGAGCTTGATCTTGATGCCTCGAAGTTTTCTTTCGCTTCTTCTCTTTTTCGTCACAATACATCATGTAGTGGACTGTGA
- the LOC106340380 gene encoding basic 7S globulin 2-like: MPSEYQSNNITHTSLSFPPPSNMSRLFIFLNIIFVLIANTTSLTERNLKPKPHTFVIPVFKDTRSGLYYTNVTVGKPPIVANLVVDVRGSALWFECDTVGYNSTTSTPVPCGSLGCEQTKDKCTTCQAYLKSELTFNTHIATLINDDVMLRYMSPSSAYVAPKLPVRARIACRGYFEGMMSMLPAGTLGILGLGNSSTSFVSSLVSSYKIPFKVSLCLPSKPGNNPGSVYIGGSPDRKDVTGLLVSTPLISNRETIEHGEDYNYFIDVKSIEVNGKRLSFDHDLLKNKTGHWGRTKIKNVIPYTLLEASIYKALVRAFSEKAKKRKAVYPFTDCFSYKSFGRKSLLGKETPVISLVLGGGAKWDIHGPNSLVKVNKNVVCLAFQEADEFESLFPIEIGGYQMEDNLVEFDLETSKFSFTSSLLRHNTSCSPQ, translated from the coding sequence ATGCCTAGTGAGTACCAGAGCAACAACATAACTCACACATCTCTATCATTTCCCCCACCATCAAACATGTCTCGTCTTTTCATTTTCTTAAACATCATCTTCGTTTTAATTGCAAACACGACATCTTTAACCGAACGCAACCTAAAGCCAAAGCCTCATACTTTTGTAATTCCTGTTTTCAAAGACACCAGAAGTGGTCTCTACTATACCAATGTGACGGTCGGCAAGCCACCAATTGTGGCTAACCTAGTCGTAGACGTTAGAGGCTCAGCCTTATGGTTTGAATGCGATACGGTGGGCTATAACTCAACCACCTCAACCCCTGTCCCCTGCGGGTCCCTCGGCTGCGAACAAACTAAAGATAAATGCACCACTTGTCAAGCTTACCTCAAATCCGAGTTAACCTTTAACACCCATATCGCTACTCTTATTAACGATGACGTCATGCTAAGGTACATGTCTCCATCATCAGCTTACGTTGCACCCAAACTTCCAGTGAGGGCGCGTATAGCTTGTAGAGGTTACTTCGAGGGCATGATGAGTATGCTTCCGGCAGGTACTCTGGGCATTCTCGGTCTCGGTAATAGCTCCACATCTTTCGTTAGTAGCCTCGTCTCTTCTTACAAGATTCCCTTTAAAGTCTCTCTTTGTTTGCCTTCCAAACCTGGAAATAACCCCGGGTCCGTTTACATTGGCGGCAGCCCGGACCGTAAAGACGTCACGGGGTTATTGGTTTCCACTCCTCTTATCTCGAACCGGGAAACAATAGAGCACGGGGAGGACTATAACTATTTCATAGATGTCAAATCTATAGAAGTCAACGGTAAGAGGCTCTCTTTTGATCATGATTTGTTGAAAAACAAGACGGGTCATTGGGGACGCACAAAGATCAAGAACGTTATTCCTTACACTCTCTTGGAAGCTTCCATTTACAAAGCTCTTGTCAGAGCCTTCTCCGAGAAAGCCAAGAAGCGAAAAGCCGTGTATCCTTTTACTGACTGCTTTAGCTATAAAAGTTTTGGAAGAAAGTCTCTGCTGGGGAAAGAGACTCCTGTGATTAGTTTGGTGTTGGGAGGAGGAGCAAAGTGGGATATACACGGACCAAACTCGCTTGTGAAGGTAAACAAAAATGTTGTGTGTCTAGCGTTTCAGGAAGCTGACGAATTTGAGTCGCTGTTTCCAATCGAGATCGGAGGGTATCAAATGGAAGATAATCTAGTTGAGTTTGATCTTGAGACTTCAAAGTTTTCTTTCACTTCTTCTCTTTTACGTCACAACACATCATGCAGTCCACAGTGA
- the LOC106300185 gene encoding probable fructokinase-5, with protein sequence MSTASSRTNTVMPWRLEMSTLLLMMMKKKLLRWRLEMMRFDHKAFIALGFVALRADGERELLFFRHPSADMLLTEAELDKNLIQKELEQQLEQECIF encoded by the exons ATGTCAACGGCCAGCTCAAGAACAAATACGGTGATGCCTTGGCGCTTAGAGATGAGTACTTTGCTGTTGATGATGATGAAGAAGAAGCTGCTGCGTTGGCGCTTAGAGATGATGAGATTCGATCACAAAGCATTTATAGCTCTCGGCTTTGTTGCGTTAAGAGCTGATGGAGAGAGGGAGCTTCTGTTCTTCAGACACCCAAGTGCTGATATGCTTCTTACGGAAGCTGAGCTTGACAAGAACTTAATCCAAAAG GAGTTGGAACAACAATTGGAGCAGGAGTGTATATTCTAG